A genomic region of Saccopteryx bilineata isolate mSacBil1 chromosome 1, mSacBil1_pri_phased_curated, whole genome shotgun sequence contains the following coding sequences:
- the SIRT6 gene encoding NAD-dependent protein deacylase sirtuin-6 isoform X3, which translates to MSVNYAAGLSPYADKGKCGLPEIFDPPEELEQKVWELANLVWQSSNVVFHTGAGISTASGIPDFRGPHGVWTMEEQGLAPKFDTTFESARPTQTHMALVKLERVGLLHFLVSQNVDGLHMRSGFPRDKLAELHGNMFVEECVKCKKQYVRDAVVGSMGLKATGRLCTMTKARGLRACRGELRDTILDWEDALPERDLTLADEASRNADLSITLGTSLQIRPSGNLPLATKRRGGRLVIVNLQPTKHDRQADLRIHGYVDEVMTRLMKHLGLEIPAWDGPCVLERALTPLPRPPAPKLEPKEESTTQFNGPAPASPKQESTAETLSQHNCSGPISLQRERLDSPAPCRTPKRVKMEVLPS; encoded by the exons ATGTCGGTGAATTACGCGGCGGGGCTATCGCCGTACGCGGACAAAGGCAAGTGCGGCCTCCCCGAG ATCTTTGACCCCCCCGAGGAGTTGGAGCAGAAGGTGTGGGAGCTGGCAAATCTGGTTTGGCAGTCCTCCAATGTGGTGTTCCACACAGGCGCTGGCATCAGCACCGCCTCGGGCATCCCTGACTTCAG GGGCCCCCATGGTGTCTGGACGATGGAGGAACAGGGCTTGGCTCCCAAATTTGACACCACCTTTGAGAGTGCACGGCCTACGCAGACCCACATGGCACTAGTGAAGCTGGAGCGCGTAGGCCTTCTTCACTTCCTTGTCAGCCAGAATGTGGACGGGCTACACATGCGCTCTGGCTTTCCTAG ggacAAGCTGGCGGAGCTTCACGGGAACATGTTTGTAGAAGAATGTGTCAAGTGTAAGAA GCAGTACGTCCGGGACGCTGTTGTAGGCAGCATGGGCCTCAAAGCCACTGGCCGGCTCTGCACCATGACCAAGGCAAGGGGCCTGCGGGCCTGCAG AGGGGAGCTGAGAGACACCATCCTGGACTGGGAGGATGCCTTGCCCGAACGGGACCTCACTCTTGCTGATGAAGCCAGCAG GAATGCAGATCTGTCCATCACGCTGGGTACCTCCCTCCAAATTCGGCCTAGCGGGAACCTGCCACTCGCCACCAAGCGCCGAGGAGGTCGACTGGTCATCGTCAACCTTCAGCCCACCAAGCAC GACCGCCAGGCCGACCTACGCATCCATGGCTACGTAGATGAGGTCATGACCCGGCTCATGAAGCACCTGGGCCTGGAGATCCCTGCCTGGGACGGCCCCTGCGTACTGGAGAGAGCACTGACGCCCTTGCCGCGCCCGCCAGCCCCCAAGCTGGAACCCAAGGAAGAATCCACCACCCAGTTCAATGGCCCAGCACCAGCCAGCCCCAAGCAGGAGTCCACAGCCGAAACCCTCTCTCAGCACAACTGTTCTGGGCCCATCAGCCTCCAAAGGGAGCGGCTGGACAGTCCTGCCCCCTGCAGGACCCCTAAAAGGGTGAAGATGGAGGTTCTTCCCAGCTGA
- the SIRT6 gene encoding NAD-dependent protein deacylase sirtuin-6 isoform X6, translating to MSVNYAAGLSPYADKGKCGLPEIFDPPEELEQKVWELANLVWQSSNVVFHTGAGISTASGIPDFRGPHGVWTMEEQGLAPKFDTTFESARPTQTHMALVKLERVGLLHFLVSQNVDGLHMRSGFPRDKLAELHGNMFVEECVKCKKQYVRDAVVGSMGLKATGRLCTMTKARGLRACRGELRDTILDWEDALPERDLTLADEASRSDPAGTCHSPPSAEEVDWSSSTFSPPSTYVPSLLLASPPVVPVTRPGGALCLHLTRSCPRRTARPTYASMAT from the exons ATGTCGGTGAATTACGCGGCGGGGCTATCGCCGTACGCGGACAAAGGCAAGTGCGGCCTCCCCGAG ATCTTTGACCCCCCCGAGGAGTTGGAGCAGAAGGTGTGGGAGCTGGCAAATCTGGTTTGGCAGTCCTCCAATGTGGTGTTCCACACAGGCGCTGGCATCAGCACCGCCTCGGGCATCCCTGACTTCAG GGGCCCCCATGGTGTCTGGACGATGGAGGAACAGGGCTTGGCTCCCAAATTTGACACCACCTTTGAGAGTGCACGGCCTACGCAGACCCACATGGCACTAGTGAAGCTGGAGCGCGTAGGCCTTCTTCACTTCCTTGTCAGCCAGAATGTGGACGGGCTACACATGCGCTCTGGCTTTCCTAG ggacAAGCTGGCGGAGCTTCACGGGAACATGTTTGTAGAAGAATGTGTCAAGTGTAAGAA GCAGTACGTCCGGGACGCTGTTGTAGGCAGCATGGGCCTCAAAGCCACTGGCCGGCTCTGCACCATGACCAAGGCAAGGGGCCTGCGGGCCTGCAG AGGGGAGCTGAGAGACACCATCCTGGACTGGGAGGATGCCTTGCCCGAACGGGACCTCACTCTTGCTGATGAAGCCAGCAGGTCTGACcc AGCGGGAACCTGCCACTCGCCACCAAGCGCCGAGGAGGTCGACTGGTCATCGTCAACCTTCAGCCCACCAAGCACGTATGTGCCAAGCCTACTCCTGGCATCTCCCCCTGTCGTTCCCGTTACCAGGCCCGGAGGAGCGCTCTGCCTCCACCTGACACGTTCCTGCCCTCGCAGGACCGCCAGGCCGACCTACGCATCCATGGCTACGTAG
- the SIRT6 gene encoding NAD-dependent protein deacylase sirtuin-6 isoform X2, whose amino-acid sequence MSVNYAAGLSPYADKGKCGLPEIFDPPEELEQKVWELANLVWQSSNVVFHTGAGISTASGIPDFRGPHGVWTMEEQGLAPKFDTTFESARPTQTHMALVKLERVGLLHFLVSQNVDGLHMRSGFPRQYVRDAVVGSMGLKATGRLCTMTKARGLRACRGELRDTILDWEDALPERDLTLADEASRNADLSITLGTSLQIRPSGNLPLATKRRGGRLVIVNLQPTKHVCAKPTPGISPCRSRYQARRSALPPPDTFLPSQDRQADLRIHGYVDEVMTRLMKHLGLEIPAWDGPCVLERALTPLPRPPAPKLEPKEESTTQFNGPAPASPKQESTAETLSQHNCSGPISLQRERLDSPAPCRTPKRVKMEVLPS is encoded by the exons ATGTCGGTGAATTACGCGGCGGGGCTATCGCCGTACGCGGACAAAGGCAAGTGCGGCCTCCCCGAG ATCTTTGACCCCCCCGAGGAGTTGGAGCAGAAGGTGTGGGAGCTGGCAAATCTGGTTTGGCAGTCCTCCAATGTGGTGTTCCACACAGGCGCTGGCATCAGCACCGCCTCGGGCATCCCTGACTTCAG GGGCCCCCATGGTGTCTGGACGATGGAGGAACAGGGCTTGGCTCCCAAATTTGACACCACCTTTGAGAGTGCACGGCCTACGCAGACCCACATGGCACTAGTGAAGCTGGAGCGCGTAGGCCTTCTTCACTTCCTTGTCAGCCAGAATGTGGACGGGCTACACATGCGCTCTGGCTTTCCTAG GCAGTACGTCCGGGACGCTGTTGTAGGCAGCATGGGCCTCAAAGCCACTGGCCGGCTCTGCACCATGACCAAGGCAAGGGGCCTGCGGGCCTGCAG AGGGGAGCTGAGAGACACCATCCTGGACTGGGAGGATGCCTTGCCCGAACGGGACCTCACTCTTGCTGATGAAGCCAGCAG GAATGCAGATCTGTCCATCACGCTGGGTACCTCCCTCCAAATTCGGCCTAGCGGGAACCTGCCACTCGCCACCAAGCGCCGAGGAGGTCGACTGGTCATCGTCAACCTTCAGCCCACCAAGCACGTATGTGCCAAGCCTACTCCTGGCATCTCCCCCTGTCGTTCCCGTTACCAGGCCCGGAGGAGCGCTCTGCCTCCACCTGACACGTTCCTGCCCTCGCAGGACCGCCAGGCCGACCTACGCATCCATGGCTACGTAGATGAGGTCATGACCCGGCTCATGAAGCACCTGGGCCTGGAGATCCCTGCCTGGGACGGCCCCTGCGTACTGGAGAGAGCACTGACGCCCTTGCCGCGCCCGCCAGCCCCCAAGCTGGAACCCAAGGAAGAATCCACCACCCAGTTCAATGGCCCAGCACCAGCCAGCCCCAAGCAGGAGTCCACAGCCGAAACCCTCTCTCAGCACAACTGTTCTGGGCCCATCAGCCTCCAAAGGGAGCGGCTGGACAGTCCTGCCCCCTGCAGGACCCCTAAAAGGGTGAAGATGGAGGTTCTTCCCAGCTGA
- the SIRT6 gene encoding NAD-dependent protein deacylase sirtuin-6 isoform X1: MSVNYAAGLSPYADKGKCGLPEIFDPPEELEQKVWELANLVWQSSNVVFHTGAGISTASGIPDFRGPHGVWTMEEQGLAPKFDTTFESARPTQTHMALVKLERVGLLHFLVSQNVDGLHMRSGFPRDKLAELHGNMFVEECVKCKKQYVRDAVVGSMGLKATGRLCTMTKARGLRACRGELRDTILDWEDALPERDLTLADEASRNADLSITLGTSLQIRPSGNLPLATKRRGGRLVIVNLQPTKHVCAKPTPGISPCRSRYQARRSALPPPDTFLPSQDRQADLRIHGYVDEVMTRLMKHLGLEIPAWDGPCVLERALTPLPRPPAPKLEPKEESTTQFNGPAPASPKQESTAETLSQHNCSGPISLQRERLDSPAPCRTPKRVKMEVLPS; the protein is encoded by the exons ATGTCGGTGAATTACGCGGCGGGGCTATCGCCGTACGCGGACAAAGGCAAGTGCGGCCTCCCCGAG ATCTTTGACCCCCCCGAGGAGTTGGAGCAGAAGGTGTGGGAGCTGGCAAATCTGGTTTGGCAGTCCTCCAATGTGGTGTTCCACACAGGCGCTGGCATCAGCACCGCCTCGGGCATCCCTGACTTCAG GGGCCCCCATGGTGTCTGGACGATGGAGGAACAGGGCTTGGCTCCCAAATTTGACACCACCTTTGAGAGTGCACGGCCTACGCAGACCCACATGGCACTAGTGAAGCTGGAGCGCGTAGGCCTTCTTCACTTCCTTGTCAGCCAGAATGTGGACGGGCTACACATGCGCTCTGGCTTTCCTAG ggacAAGCTGGCGGAGCTTCACGGGAACATGTTTGTAGAAGAATGTGTCAAGTGTAAGAA GCAGTACGTCCGGGACGCTGTTGTAGGCAGCATGGGCCTCAAAGCCACTGGCCGGCTCTGCACCATGACCAAGGCAAGGGGCCTGCGGGCCTGCAG AGGGGAGCTGAGAGACACCATCCTGGACTGGGAGGATGCCTTGCCCGAACGGGACCTCACTCTTGCTGATGAAGCCAGCAG GAATGCAGATCTGTCCATCACGCTGGGTACCTCCCTCCAAATTCGGCCTAGCGGGAACCTGCCACTCGCCACCAAGCGCCGAGGAGGTCGACTGGTCATCGTCAACCTTCAGCCCACCAAGCACGTATGTGCCAAGCCTACTCCTGGCATCTCCCCCTGTCGTTCCCGTTACCAGGCCCGGAGGAGCGCTCTGCCTCCACCTGACACGTTCCTGCCCTCGCAGGACCGCCAGGCCGACCTACGCATCCATGGCTACGTAGATGAGGTCATGACCCGGCTCATGAAGCACCTGGGCCTGGAGATCCCTGCCTGGGACGGCCCCTGCGTACTGGAGAGAGCACTGACGCCCTTGCCGCGCCCGCCAGCCCCCAAGCTGGAACCCAAGGAAGAATCCACCACCCAGTTCAATGGCCCAGCACCAGCCAGCCCCAAGCAGGAGTCCACAGCCGAAACCCTCTCTCAGCACAACTGTTCTGGGCCCATCAGCCTCCAAAGGGAGCGGCTGGACAGTCCTGCCCCCTGCAGGACCCCTAAAAGGGTGAAGATGGAGGTTCTTCCCAGCTGA
- the SIRT6 gene encoding NAD-dependent protein deacylase sirtuin-6 isoform X5, whose protein sequence is MSVNYAAGLSPYADKGKCGLPEIFDPPEELEQKVWELANLVWQSSNVVFHTGAGISTASGIPDFRQYVRDAVVGSMGLKATGRLCTMTKARGLRACRGELRDTILDWEDALPERDLTLADEASRNADLSITLGTSLQIRPSGNLPLATKRRGGRLVIVNLQPTKHVCAKPTPGISPCRSRYQARRSALPPPDTFLPSQDRQADLRIHGYVDEVMTRLMKHLGLEIPAWDGPCVLERALTPLPRPPAPKLEPKEESTTQFNGPAPASPKQESTAETLSQHNCSGPISLQRERLDSPAPCRTPKRVKMEVLPS, encoded by the exons ATGTCGGTGAATTACGCGGCGGGGCTATCGCCGTACGCGGACAAAGGCAAGTGCGGCCTCCCCGAG ATCTTTGACCCCCCCGAGGAGTTGGAGCAGAAGGTGTGGGAGCTGGCAAATCTGGTTTGGCAGTCCTCCAATGTGGTGTTCCACACAGGCGCTGGCATCAGCACCGCCTCGGGCATCCCTGACTTCAG GCAGTACGTCCGGGACGCTGTTGTAGGCAGCATGGGCCTCAAAGCCACTGGCCGGCTCTGCACCATGACCAAGGCAAGGGGCCTGCGGGCCTGCAG AGGGGAGCTGAGAGACACCATCCTGGACTGGGAGGATGCCTTGCCCGAACGGGACCTCACTCTTGCTGATGAAGCCAGCAG GAATGCAGATCTGTCCATCACGCTGGGTACCTCCCTCCAAATTCGGCCTAGCGGGAACCTGCCACTCGCCACCAAGCGCCGAGGAGGTCGACTGGTCATCGTCAACCTTCAGCCCACCAAGCACGTATGTGCCAAGCCTACTCCTGGCATCTCCCCCTGTCGTTCCCGTTACCAGGCCCGGAGGAGCGCTCTGCCTCCACCTGACACGTTCCTGCCCTCGCAGGACCGCCAGGCCGACCTACGCATCCATGGCTACGTAGATGAGGTCATGACCCGGCTCATGAAGCACCTGGGCCTGGAGATCCCTGCCTGGGACGGCCCCTGCGTACTGGAGAGAGCACTGACGCCCTTGCCGCGCCCGCCAGCCCCCAAGCTGGAACCCAAGGAAGAATCCACCACCCAGTTCAATGGCCCAGCACCAGCCAGCCCCAAGCAGGAGTCCACAGCCGAAACCCTCTCTCAGCACAACTGTTCTGGGCCCATCAGCCTCCAAAGGGAGCGGCTGGACAGTCCTGCCCCCTGCAGGACCCCTAAAAGGGTGAAGATGGAGGTTCTTCCCAGCTGA
- the SIRT6 gene encoding NAD-dependent protein deacylase sirtuin-6 isoform X4 has product MEEQGLAPKFDTTFESARPTQTHMALVKLERVGLLHFLVSQNVDGLHMRSGFPRDKLAELHGNMFVEECVKCKKQYVRDAVVGSMGLKATGRLCTMTKARGLRACRGELRDTILDWEDALPERDLTLADEASRNADLSITLGTSLQIRPSGNLPLATKRRGGRLVIVNLQPTKHVCAKPTPGISPCRSRYQARRSALPPPDTFLPSQDRQADLRIHGYVDEVMTRLMKHLGLEIPAWDGPCVLERALTPLPRPPAPKLEPKEESTTQFNGPAPASPKQESTAETLSQHNCSGPISLQRERLDSPAPCRTPKRVKMEVLPS; this is encoded by the exons ATGGAGGAACAGGGCTTGGCTCCCAAATTTGACACCACCTTTGAGAGTGCACGGCCTACGCAGACCCACATGGCACTAGTGAAGCTGGAGCGCGTAGGCCTTCTTCACTTCCTTGTCAGCCAGAATGTGGACGGGCTACACATGCGCTCTGGCTTTCCTAG ggacAAGCTGGCGGAGCTTCACGGGAACATGTTTGTAGAAGAATGTGTCAAGTGTAAGAA GCAGTACGTCCGGGACGCTGTTGTAGGCAGCATGGGCCTCAAAGCCACTGGCCGGCTCTGCACCATGACCAAGGCAAGGGGCCTGCGGGCCTGCAG AGGGGAGCTGAGAGACACCATCCTGGACTGGGAGGATGCCTTGCCCGAACGGGACCTCACTCTTGCTGATGAAGCCAGCAG GAATGCAGATCTGTCCATCACGCTGGGTACCTCCCTCCAAATTCGGCCTAGCGGGAACCTGCCACTCGCCACCAAGCGCCGAGGAGGTCGACTGGTCATCGTCAACCTTCAGCCCACCAAGCACGTATGTGCCAAGCCTACTCCTGGCATCTCCCCCTGTCGTTCCCGTTACCAGGCCCGGAGGAGCGCTCTGCCTCCACCTGACACGTTCCTGCCCTCGCAGGACCGCCAGGCCGACCTACGCATCCATGGCTACGTAGATGAGGTCATGACCCGGCTCATGAAGCACCTGGGCCTGGAGATCCCTGCCTGGGACGGCCCCTGCGTACTGGAGAGAGCACTGACGCCCTTGCCGCGCCCGCCAGCCCCCAAGCTGGAACCCAAGGAAGAATCCACCACCCAGTTCAATGGCCCAGCACCAGCCAGCCCCAAGCAGGAGTCCACAGCCGAAACCCTCTCTCAGCACAACTGTTCTGGGCCCATCAGCCTCCAAAGGGAGCGGCTGGACAGTCCTGCCCCCTGCAGGACCCCTAAAAGGGTGAAGATGGAGGTTCTTCCCAGCTGA